The Thermodesulfobacteriota bacterium genomic interval TTTTCGTTTGTAACTTAGAGGGGAAATTCTATTCAGGATTTAATTTTTGGGATTCCTCCAGTCAATTGAGTAGTGAAGACGCTCTGAGACAATTGGAAGTGTTTCCGCGACTTGCAGAGGAAGGAAAGGTTGACAGCGCGAAGGACGTTAGCATGGCAGGTTTAATTGGATCAGTCCTGATGCTTTTGGAGTCTTCGGGAAAAGGTGCAGAGATACACATAGAAAAGATTCCAAAGCCTTATGATATTCCATTAAGGGAGTGGTTGATTACCTTCCCGAGTTACGGATTCATTTTATCGATAAGACCACAATACACCACAGAAGTTAAGAAGATATTCAATTCTATTAAGCTCACGTGTCGAGTGATCGGTAAGATTATCGGCGGCAGTAATGTCTTATTCGTAAAAAATGGGGTTGAAAAAAGACTATTTTGGGATATTGAAGTTCAGCCTTTAATTGGTATTGGAAAAGGTAGATTAAAAAAGGTGAAAAATGGCGAATGAACAGAATCAGATAGAGACTATAGTTTCAAAACTAGGTGAGAAAATTAAGCGAATCCGATTAGAGAAGGGTCTGTCCCTTAAAGACTTGTCGGTAAAATCCGGAATCTCCGCAGCAGCTATCCACAAGATAGAGTCTAATGGAATAATCCCAACCATAACGACCATGATGAAGATCTCTGATGCATTGGGAAAAGAGGTAAGCTATTTCATTGAAGAAAGACGGGGAAAAAGGGATGTCTTTTTTGTACAAGTTCAACGACGTGAAAGTATTTTCACATTTAAGAAGGGATTAAAGCTTCATGGTATTTCTGCAAAGAAATACGGAGACTTCATGATGACAGCCGCCTATGCAGTGGTTGACGTAGGGGCCGCAAGCGGTAGAAATCCAATGAAACATAGAGGAGAAGAGTTGGTATATTGCCTTAAAGGGAAAATGGAACTTCGAATAGGTGATCAAACATATACCCTAGGACCCGGCGACAGTATTCACTTCAGGACTGATATCAATCATAGTTGGAAAAATACTGCCGACGCTCAAGCAGAATTAATATGGGTGCTAGCCGTTGAACCTTCATGATTCAGGATACAGGAAACAGGATGCAGGATGAAAAGAAAAAAGATTAATCCTGAACCGTGAATCATGCATCTTGTATCGTGCATCATGAATCAGTTTTTATTTATCATGCATCATGCATCGTGCATCGTGAATCATGCATCTTCTGTTAATACAATGGTTGCTAAAATAAAAGACCAGAAAAAAACAGAGACCGGGGCATTAAAGTATCTCGGTGAGCGAATTAATGAAGCCAACACACTTGCGATAGACAGAATCTTATCCGTTGAACCTGTTTTCATTGATGTTGATACAGCACTTAATGTAATACCCGGTATGACCCACGATACAATACTCCATGCAGGTCCTCCGATTGAATGGGAAAGAATGTGCGATCCGATGAAGAGGGCAGTTAGAGGAGCTTTAGTGTTCGAGGGCCTTGCAGAAAATGACGAGGCCGCAATTCAACTACTAAAAAGAAAAAAAGTAAAGCTCTCGCCAAACCATCACCATGACGCAGCGGGAGCGATGACGGGAATTATCTCGCCCTCAATGCCTGTCATTGTTACAAAAGACTCAACCTTCGGAAAAACAGTTTTTTCCACATTTAATGAAGGCGCAGGCAAAGTCCTATGGTTTGGGTCTTTCGAAAAAGAGACCCTTGATCGTCTCAAGTGGATTCGGGACATTTTTGGTCCTGTAATGAAGAAGGTTATCAAAAAAGCACAAGGCATCCCCATCTGGAGCATCCTGGCCCAGGGAATTCAGATGGGAGATGAGTGCCATAATCGTCACGCGGCATCATCAAATCTTTTTCTTAAAAGAATTCTCGAACCACTCGTTTCGATCGATCTTTCAAAAAGAGTTTTGTTGCAGGTCTATAACTTTATTGCCGGAAATAGCCATTTCTTTCTAAACATTACCATGGCTGCCTGTAAACTCTCGATGGATGCGGCACGGGGTATAAGAGAATCAACTGTTGTCACCGCAATGTCTCGAAATGGGACTGATTTTGGTATTCGAATAAGCGGACTTGGGAATGAATGGTGCACAGCACCTGCTCCTTATCTCAAGGATGCTCTATATAACCCTGGATACAACTTCAATGACGGAGCCCCAGATATAGGGGACAGCTCAATCATAGAAACAATGGGACTTGGAGGGTTCGCCATTGCAGCCGCGCCTGCAATGGCATCATTTGCCGGAGGAGGCTTTCAAGAGTCTATAAGAATTACAAAGGAGATGGGTCGAATCACTCTTGTAAAGAATCAGAAGTTCGGAATCCCGGTATTGGACTTCGAGGGAACTCCCACAGGTATCGATTTACGAAAGGTCGTTGAAATTGGAATTAGCCCAAGTATTAATAGCGCCGTACTACATAAAAGCTCGGGAGCCGGTCAGATAGGTGCGGGAATCGTAAAGGCCCCATATGAATGTTTTTCGAAGGCACTCAAGGCTTTTGGCAGGAAATACACATGATGCAGGATGCAAGATGCAGGATGCAAGATGCAAGATAATAAAAGAAAATATAGGTTAATCCTGGATCATGTATCGTGCATCGTGCATCGTGGATCTTGAATCGTTAAGAGAAAACTATGGCTGTAGTCAGCACAGTTAAGAAAAACTTCTATCAGGATTCAATGAAGCTTATGCAGATTAGCCAAAAGCTAAGCAGTCTTAGCGGAATTAAAAAGGCGGCAGCAATCATGGCAACCGAAGCTAATCTAGCCATGCTGAAAGAGACGGGATTACTCAAGAAAGGAACCGATTCAGCCAGTCCTAACGATCTTATAGTGGCAATCGAAGCAGAGTCTGGAAAAGCAGCAGATGAAGCTCTAAAGATGTTGGACTCTCTTCTTGCCCCTCATCCAGCTGACGTTACTTCAAAAATTGAATATAAGGATCTTGATTCAGCTCTAAATAATTTGCCCCAGGCGAATATTGTAGTTATTTCCGTTCCCGGAGAATATGCAAAGTTGGAGGTTGCGAAGGCTGTTGACAGGGGTATCCATGTCTTTCTGTTTAGCGATAACGTATCAATCGATGAAGAGATTGAGCTCAAGCTTAGGGCAAAAGAGAAGGGTTTACTAATGATGGGTCCTGGTTGCGGAACAGCAATCATAAATGGAGTAGGACTTGGATTTTCAAATGTCGTAAATCGAGGTCCAATAGGGATTATAGCAGCAGCGGGCACTGGAATGCAAGAAGTTACTAGCCTTATAAACAATTGGGGATCAGGAATTTCACACGCGATCGGAGTCGGTGGCAGAGACTTGTCTGACAAGGTAGGCGGAATAATGACGATAGAGGCAATAAGAATGCTTCTGGGCGATGAAGGAACAAAAGCCCTTCTTCTGGTTTCGAAGCCACCTTCAGATAAGGTAGCAAGAAGGGTCATAAATTTAATTCGTAAAGGTGACCTACCAGCTGTTATATGTTTCCTCGGAATGGAAAACATCAAAACGAAAGATTCAAAAATGCAATTTGCCACAAATTTGGACCAAGCCGCGCTTAAAGCAATTAAGCTGGTGGGAGCAAATAATCGCGCTCCCAAGGTTCTTTCTGATAACAAGTGGAAAAAAGCCGCTCAGAAGTGTCAAAGCCTTTTAAATACCGATCAGCTTTATCTTCGCGGCTTATTCTCTGGCGGAACCCTTTGTTATGAAGCCCAGCAAATCCTGACACCAATGCTCGGCAAAATATATTCCAATACCCCACTCTATAAGCAAAACAAATTAAAAAATTCAAATGTAAGCAAGCGGCATACATGTATTGATCTGGGTGAGGAAGAATTTACTAAGGGACGCCCTCATCCGATGATTGATGCGACACAGCGAAGTGAACGGCTATTACAAGAGGCATCCAATCCTGATGTTGCCGTGATTCTATTCGACGTGGTACTTGGATACGTCGCAAGCCCTGATCCTGCAGGTGATCTAATTCCCGCTATAAATGAATCAAAAAAAATAGCGAAAACTAACGGTCGTTCTATCACTTTTGTGGCGCATGTTTGTGGTACTGAGCGAGACCCTCAGGATCTAAAATCGCAGGAGAAAAAGTTGGAAAAAGCTGGAGTCATTGTTCTTCCCACAAACGCTTTAGCCTCTAGAGTGGCAGGATTAATAGCAAAAGGTGTGAAGACTTAGCTAACTAAATAAGCGGAGGGAATGTAATGAAGGTAGCTGTAGTAGCTTTTGGTGGAAACGCCCTCATGGGTCACGAGGGTAAAAGCAATTATACAGATCAGATGAGGAGAACAGATACAATATGTAGAAAACTACTCAGCCTGTTTGAATTGGGATATAGGATTGTAATCACCCACGGTAACGGTCCGCAGGTGGGAAATATTCTGATGCAGCAGGAGTGTCTTATAGATTCTTTACCACCAATGCCACTTGACGTTTGTAACGCAATGACACAGGGACAGATAGGATATATGATAGAACAGAGGTTGAGAAACATTTTCGAGGAAAAAAAGATCAAAAAATCCGTTGTAGTTTTAGTTACGCAAGTGGTTGTTTCAGAAAACGATCCCGCGTTTAAAAATCCAACAAAGTTCATCGGGCCTTTTTTCAGTAAAGAGGAAACTGAAAGACTCGAAAAGGAGAAGGGCTGGAACATAAAAGAGGATTCAGGAAGGGGTTATAGACGTATTGTTCCATCTCCAAGACCAATAGATATAGTAGAAAAAGACGAAATCTCGGACATGGCAAACAGAGATTTAGTCGTAGTAGCATGTGGGGGTGGAGGAATACCAGTGCTTAGAGACAAAAAAGGGAAACTAAAGGGCGTTGCCGCTGTGATTGACAAAGATTATGCAGCTGAAAGGATCGCGAGTCTCATAGGTGCGGATTCACTGATCTTAATAACGCCCGTCGACAAGGTATCAATATTCTACGGAACATCAAAACAGAAAGACCTTGGAAGATTATCGCTCGAAGAAGCGAGGGGTTACTACGATGAAGGACATTTCCCACCCGGGAGCATGGGGCCTAAAGTCGAGGCCGCTATGAAATTTATCAGCTCAGGCGGACGGAGGACGATTATCACCTCTATAGAGGGTTTGGAAGATGCGATAAAAGGCAAAGGCGGAACGGTGATAACGCAATGAAATAATATCAGTAGACCAGTAGTAACTTGTAGGGGATTAATTTATAGAAATACTTTAAAATCGTTTTTTTTGAAATAAATTCCGTACTCCATAAAGAGTTATTAGAATTTGCGATTTTGGTATTTATGAAACGATTTGCTATATATGACATCTAAGCACCAAGGCTTTTATACGTAGGAAGTTGAGATATTGCTTTTATTGAACTTTTGTAATATGATGGGATAATAAGGGGTGTGAGTTAACCGATTAAACATTAAATTTATTGAAGCGAGAACATAGGAGGTGATGTAATTGAAAGTGAACAGAAAGGTTTTTGATGCTCATTCACACATAGGAGAGCTAGCGGCGTATAAATACTATGATTTAACAGAACCAGTAAAACCCACCGTGATCGAGTATCCCACTTATAAAGAATATCTAAAACATATGGACGAGTATGGTGTTGATCGCGCGATGGTGATTTCTAATTACGGAGTGCCTGACTCAGGTCAGCCATTTACTTTGAATCCAATTGTGCTTGATGGTGTCCATCATGCAGACCGACTGGTTGGAGCAATCTGGGTTTCCGGTCTTACAAAAGACAAAGAACGTACAGCGGAAGCATTAAAACATGTTAAGGAAGAAGGGATAGTTGCTCTAAAGTCTACATGCCTTCTTGGGGGTACATACAATCCTGGTGAATGGGATGATGAAGCGCGAGCATTATGGGAAAGCATAATTAATGCTGCTGAGCAAAATGACCTTGCTTTACATATTCATACGAGCCCTGGTGGAGGTTCAGACATTTCAAATGCACTCGAGTTAGTCAAAAAGTATGGGAAAAGAATCAAGATACATCTGGTACATATGGGTGGATTTGTTAGTGGACATATAAAGCTGGTACCAAAGTTTATTAATTTGGTGAAAGAAGGTTTTAAGGTTTATACGGATACAACATGGGCAGTTGGCTTTGGATCGCGTTGGTTACTCAGTGAGATTGAACGAACTGGTGTTGGCTCCGATAACGTCCTTTTTGCATCCGACACTCCATGGAGTGACTTTCCTTCGGAGTTCTGGAAGATCGAAGGCGCAGATATTTCTGAGGAATTAAAAAATAAGATTTTTTGGGAAAATGCCCAGAAACTTTATTCTAAATAAAAAACCGTTGCCACAAAATCACAAAGGCACAAAGGAGTAATCCAGAAGTTGAATGAAAAAATCCTAATTATAACTTTGTGTCTTAGTGTCTTTGTGGCTGATAGAAGAAAATTAAATAAATTAAGGAGGTAGTAAAAATGGCAGTCGATCGAGTAAAAGGAGAGAAACCAACAGTAGGAAAGGCGTTGGTAGATTATGAGGAGAAGGTATTCCCCGATCATAAAGCAAAACCAGGGGAAAAGGCGTTATTCCTTATCCACTCGGTGCCCTATGAAGGTTCTGTGGCTGGTATAAATATGCTTACGGCCATAAGAGCTAAAAAGAAGGGTTATGATGTGAGCGTACTCTTTTACGGCCCGGCTTCCGGCATACCAGTATATAGGGGCTGGCCCAATGTTGGAGACGACGCTTATGGTGCTGGGATACAGTTATATCCAAACCTTGTTGCACGATTGATTAAGGAAGGAATAACGGTCTACGCTTGTCGCTTTTCAGCTGCTTCGCTTTGCGGTCTCAGAGAAGATGACTTTCTGGAGGGTGTAAGGGGGATACATCCAACTGACATCCTGGACATTGTAATCGAACACCATAGGGCTGGGGCAATGTTATTCAGCACTTGGACTGTTTGAGAACAATTTATTAGCAGTTATCTTTTTTAATATTTATTTTTCAGAGATACTATAAAACGATCATTCTTTGGTCTGCAAGCTAAAGCCGTAGAGTGGTTGACTGGGTAGTATTGCTAAACTTATCTGGGGGTGATAAATGGATCCAAGATCCCTGAAAGTGGAGTTGCAGAGTTACGGCGTGAGAATCCCTGATACCAGAGATATAAGGAGGGGTGGAGCGGGACCTACGGGCGGGATACATCTAAAGATTCTTCCCGACAGTGAAGCTAACATTCCCGTGGTTGGGGGTTTCCTGGATTCCTCGCCCTACTATCTCGACCAAATTAATGGGGAATACTGGGTGTTTCGAGACGATGTAGCTCTAGCTCAGGTAGAGCTGATGAAGGACGCTAATTTTTATGAGCACAAAACATCAAATGGAATTCCGATGCAGAAAATTGGGCTGCTTCACTGTCCGACAACATTTGCGACTACCCTTCTTCAGACCTGCGATTTCTGGGTAGATGAACGGAGGTGTAAGTTCTGCGGTATCGAGCTTACACTTAAGGATAGGAGCACTGTTGGTTTTAAAAATTCAAAAAGCCTTGTTGAGACTATTTTGCTTGCTAAGGAACTCGATGGAATTTCGAATATTGTTTTTACCTCGGGAGTTGCTCCAGATGAGGAAAAGGCATTACGAAAGTATGCCGAAATATGTTCAGAAGTGAAGAGATTCACGGGTCTTCCAATACAGCTTCAAATTATACCCCCTGAGGATCTAACCTGGCTTAAAAGACTAAAGAATGCAGGAGTTGATGCCCTGGGGGTTCATATAGAGACGTTTGACCCCGATGTATTTGAAAAAATTACCCCTGGTAAAGCGAGAATTGGATTCGATAAGTATTTGGAGACGTGGAGGGAAGGGGTGAATGTATTCGGAAGGTGGCAGGTAAGTACATATGTATTAGTAGGGCTCGGAGAGAGACTAGAAACGATAATAGAAGGAGCATCATTATGCGCTGAATTAGGAGTGTATCCCTTTATAGTACCATTCCGACCCATTGCTGGAACACCGATGGAAAATGTAAAACCCCCAGAGCCAGAAATTATGAACTACGTTTATACAGAAGTCGCAACGGTTCTTGCAAAATACGATGGGGGATCAAAGAGCAGCAGTGCGGGTTGTGTGAGCTGTGGCGAGTGTTCAGCCCTTCCTGACTTTGAAAAGATGTTTAAGGAAAGTGAAGTCAAATTCAAAGGATTTATGAAAAAGAATAAGGTTAGCTGAAGTGTCCTGAAGATTTAATCTGCTGATTAATAAACAGGATTCGAAGAAAGTGAGGAACGCATATATGCGTTTCCAAGTTTCCTGTTAAACTTTTACCTGGTTAATAAATTATATTTGGATCTGCGATTTCAGTGAGGTAAAAATATCATGGCTCAAAACAATCTACGTATCATTGTTGTCGGAGGAGGCGCTGCTGGGATTTCCTCCGCCTCGACTTCCAAGGTTATCGCGCCGGATTCCAAAGTTACTCTTTTCACAGAATATGAAGATGTAGCTTACAGTCCTTGCGGTATCCCATTCGTACATGGAAAGGAAATTCCAGATTTCAAGAATCTCTTTCTCCAGACCTCAGAGCACTATGCTGGGATAGGAATAGATCTAAGGCTCCAAACGACTGTTACTGGACTAGATGTAAAAAATAAGACCGTTAATGTTGGCTCAGATGTCTTCGAGTGGGATCGGCTGATTCTCGCAACTGGTTTTGAATATGAAAAGCCGGATATTCCGGGTGTAGAACTCGAAGGTCTTCACTACGTTAAGAACATTCGTCGCGCAATGGAATTTGACAAGATTCTTGATCAGATAAAGAAGGCTGTAGTCATGTCTGCAACTCCTCTAGGTATTGAAATGACTGGCGCCCTTGCCCAAAGGGGTCTTGAGACCCACCTTGTGGACGAGGGGGCATGGATAATGTCTGATGTAGCTGATCCCGATATAGTCGAACCAGTGCAGCAGTCTCTTGAGGAACTCGGTGCAAAAATCCATTTTGGCACTAAGGTCTTAGAGTTTAAAGGCTCTAATGGAAAGGTGGCCTCGGTAGTTACAAATAATGGTGAGATCGACTGTGATGTAGTAATCGTTGCCACTCATAAAGTGCCAAACAACAAACTCGCTAAGGCTGCAGGTTTAGACATAGGAGCAACCGGGGGAATACTCGTAGATGATCATATGCGCACATCCGTCAAAGATGTTTATGCAGCAGGAGACTGCATAGAAGTTGTTCATGGCGTAACTGATTTACCAATACAAGGCCTTTCCGGGAGCCACGCCTATTCCCAGGGAAGGGTTGCGGGCGCTAACGCCGCGGGCGATGACCGAGCTTATGATCCTGTCTACATACCCTGGGGCATGGTAGGGGGCCACGTCCAGTTAGGGGGTGTTTCCCTTGGCGAAACGCTTCATAAGGCTTTAGGAATTCCGCACTTCGTTGCCTTTGCTCAAGGAATATCCAGAGCCAGATACTATCCAGGAGTTAGCAGAATACGTGTTAAGCTCATTGCTGATCCGAAAACACTTCGAGTCATGGGTGCGCAGATGTCGGGCGGTGAGGGAATCAAGGAAAGAGCAGACTTCCTTGCATTTACGATCAAACGTGGAGCCACACTGCATGACTATGCCTGGATGGAAAATGTTTATTCACCCCCAATCGGGGCACTGATGGAGCCGATTGCACTGGCGGCTCAGGCTGGATTAGCAGAGTTGGCAAAGAGAAGATACGAAGCTCCAGAATTTGCCGGCAAATAGAATAGAGGTAGCAAAATTGGCAGACAACAAATCTTTCAGTCAATGGTTAAGAAAAAATGCTGAAAAGTACCTGCTGGAGGCTGCGGCTGATGATCTAATAGCCCGCTATCCCGATCTTTGCGCAAAGCCTTACCGCGATGAAGGGCCTGGTCCCTTTTTTTGGAGGAAGGTATTCGTTCCACTTTATACTTCTATTCCCTGGAGCATACGTAAAAAGATTATCCTTCTTACTGCATACCCGGGTGGAAAACGCCCACACTGGAAGAGTTTTACTTAATTCCGATGCCATTAATTGCAGAATCCGTAGGTTATAAGGCCAAGAAGGCCCTACAGAATTCCCGAACAAAATCTAAGATACATAGCGTATTCGATCACGCCTTTTATATAGAAGTTAATGAAAACAAATTGATTAATGTCATAACGACTATATCGTACAT includes:
- a CDS encoding sll0787 family AIR synthase-like protein produces the protein MDELISALRSSPRLTDKVNLRNLWDIIPGVCEVDGRNVILGDDAAAIETQDGYLLVAAEGVYPELLKSNPYLAGRTSVLTNVSDIYAMGGRPIAILDVLFSPNYDEVNEVLRGIKDNASRYKVPLVGGHLTRKTNFSSLSVFIIGRATRILSSFNAKTGDDLVFVCNLEGKFYSGFNFWDSSSQLSSEDALRQLEVFPRLAEEGKVDSAKDVSMAGLIGSVLMLLESSGKGAEIHIEKIPKPYDIPLREWLITFPSYGFILSIRPQYTTEVKKIFNSIKLTCRVIGKIIGGSNVLFVKNGVEKRLFWDIEVQPLIGIGKGRLKKVKNGE
- a CDS encoding cupin domain-containing protein — its product is MANEQNQIETIVSKLGEKIKRIRLEKGLSLKDLSVKSGISAAAIHKIESNGIIPTITTMMKISDALGKEVSYFIEERRGKRDVFFVQVQRRESIFTFKKGLKLHGISAKKYGDFMMTAAYAVVDVGAASGRNPMKHRGEELVYCLKGKMELRIGDQTYTLGPGDSIHFRTDINHSWKNTADAQAELIWVLAVEPS
- a CDS encoding DUF1116 domain-containing protein, with translation MNQFLFIMHHASCIVNHASSVNTMVAKIKDQKKTETGALKYLGERINEANTLAIDRILSVEPVFIDVDTALNVIPGMTHDTILHAGPPIEWERMCDPMKRAVRGALVFEGLAENDEAAIQLLKRKKVKLSPNHHHDAAGAMTGIISPSMPVIVTKDSTFGKTVFSTFNEGAGKVLWFGSFEKETLDRLKWIRDIFGPVMKKVIKKAQGIPIWSILAQGIQMGDECHNRHAASSNLFLKRILEPLVSIDLSKRVLLQVYNFIAGNSHFFLNITMAACKLSMDAARGIRESTVVTAMSRNGTDFGIRISGLGNEWCTAPAPYLKDALYNPGYNFNDGAPDIGDSSIIETMGLGGFAIAAAPAMASFAGGGFQESIRITKEMGRITLVKNQKFGIPVLDFEGTPTGIDLRKVVEIGISPSINSAVLHKSSGAGQIGAGIVKAPYECFSKALKAFGRKYT
- the fdrA gene encoding acyl-CoA synthetase FdrA gives rise to the protein MAVVSTVKKNFYQDSMKLMQISQKLSSLSGIKKAAAIMATEANLAMLKETGLLKKGTDSASPNDLIVAIEAESGKAADEALKMLDSLLAPHPADVTSKIEYKDLDSALNNLPQANIVVISVPGEYAKLEVAKAVDRGIHVFLFSDNVSIDEEIELKLRAKEKGLLMMGPGCGTAIINGVGLGFSNVVNRGPIGIIAAAGTGMQEVTSLINNWGSGISHAIGVGGRDLSDKVGGIMTIEAIRMLLGDEGTKALLLVSKPPSDKVARRVINLIRKGDLPAVICFLGMENIKTKDSKMQFATNLDQAALKAIKLVGANNRAPKVLSDNKWKKAAQKCQSLLNTDQLYLRGLFSGGTLCYEAQQILTPMLGKIYSNTPLYKQNKLKNSNVSKRHTCIDLGEEEFTKGRPHPMIDATQRSERLLQEASNPDVAVILFDVVLGYVASPDPAGDLIPAINESKKIAKTNGRSITFVAHVCGTERDPQDLKSQEKKLEKAGVIVLPTNALASRVAGLIAKGVKT
- the arcC gene encoding carbamate kinase, with translation MKVAVVAFGGNALMGHEGKSNYTDQMRRTDTICRKLLSLFELGYRIVITHGNGPQVGNILMQQECLIDSLPPMPLDVCNAMTQGQIGYMIEQRLRNIFEEKKIKKSVVVLVTQVVVSENDPAFKNPTKFIGPFFSKEETERLEKEKGWNIKEDSGRGYRRIVPSPRPIDIVEKDEISDMANRDLVVVACGGGGIPVLRDKKGKLKGVAAVIDKDYAAERIASLIGADSLILITPVDKVSIFYGTSKQKDLGRLSLEEARGYYDEGHFPPGSMGPKVEAAMKFISSGGRRTIITSIEGLEDAIKGKGGTVITQ
- a CDS encoding amidohydrolase family protein, whose translation is MNRKVFDAHSHIGELAAYKYYDLTEPVKPTVIEYPTYKEYLKHMDEYGVDRAMVISNYGVPDSGQPFTLNPIVLDGVHHADRLVGAIWVSGLTKDKERTAEALKHVKEEGIVALKSTCLLGGTYNPGEWDDEARALWESIINAAEQNDLALHIHTSPGGGSDISNALELVKKYGKRIKIHLVHMGGFVSGHIKLVPKFINLVKEGFKVYTDTTWAVGFGSRWLLSEIERTGVGSDNVLFASDTPWSDFPSEFWKIEGADISEELKNKIFWENAQKLYSK
- a CDS encoding MSMEG_0572/Sll0783 family nitrogen starvation response protein encodes the protein MAVDRVKGEKPTVGKALVDYEEKVFPDHKAKPGEKALFLIHSVPYEGSVAGINMLTAIRAKKKGYDVSVLFYGPASGIPVYRGWPNVGDDAYGAGIQLYPNLVARLIKEGITVYACRFSAASLCGLREDDFLEGVRGIHPTDILDIVIEHHRAGAMLFSTWTV
- a CDS encoding MSMEG_0568 family radical SAM protein — its product is MDPRSLKVELQSYGVRIPDTRDIRRGGAGPTGGIHLKILPDSEANIPVVGGFLDSSPYYLDQINGEYWVFRDDVALAQVELMKDANFYEHKTSNGIPMQKIGLLHCPTTFATTLLQTCDFWVDERRCKFCGIELTLKDRSTVGFKNSKSLVETILLAKELDGISNIVFTSGVAPDEEKALRKYAEICSEVKRFTGLPIQLQIIPPEDLTWLKRLKNAGVDALGVHIETFDPDVFEKITPGKARIGFDKYLETWREGVNVFGRWQVSTYVLVGLGERLETIIEGASLCAELGVYPFIVPFRPIAGTPMENVKPPEPEIMNYVYTEVATVLAKYDGGSKSSSAGCVSCGECSALPDFEKMFKESEVKFKGFMKKNKVS
- a CDS encoding FAD-dependent oxidoreductase, which codes for MAQNNLRIIVVGGGAAGISSASTSKVIAPDSKVTLFTEYEDVAYSPCGIPFVHGKEIPDFKNLFLQTSEHYAGIGIDLRLQTTVTGLDVKNKTVNVGSDVFEWDRLILATGFEYEKPDIPGVELEGLHYVKNIRRAMEFDKILDQIKKAVVMSATPLGIEMTGALAQRGLETHLVDEGAWIMSDVADPDIVEPVQQSLEELGAKIHFGTKVLEFKGSNGKVASVVTNNGEIDCDVVIVATHKVPNNKLAKAAGLDIGATGGILVDDHMRTSVKDVYAAGDCIEVVHGVTDLPIQGLSGSHAYSQGRVAGANAAGDDRAYDPVYIPWGMVGGHVQLGGVSLGETLHKALGIPHFVAFAQGISRARYYPGVSRIRVKLIADPKTLRVMGAQMSGGEGIKERADFLAFTIKRGATLHDYAWMENVYSPPIGALMEPIALAAQAGLAELAKRRYEAPEFAGK